The Christiangramia flava JLT2011 region TTTAATTGTTCAGTGCGATATTGTCAATTAGCCTCACTTCTCCAGCGTAAGCGGCAATAAACGCCCTGTAATGATTTCCTTTTTTCTTTTTCTCAATTTTTTGAAGGGTTTCTGAATCTGCGATCTCGAAATATTCCAGTTGGAGATCGGGATTCTTCTGAAATTCAGCTGTCACCCAGTTGGTTACGTGTTCAGCACTTTTTGTGCCAAACAGCTCCCTGGCATCTTGCAGGGTCTGGTAGATGAAGGCAGCGTTTTCTCGTTCCCGGCTGTTTAGACGCTCGTTCCTGGAAGACCTTGCAAGGCCATTTTCCTCGCGAAGGATGGGGCAGGGCACGATCTCGACGGGTAGTTCGGTGATCCTGATCAGTTTTTTGATGATCTGGAGCTGCTGGTAATCTTTCTCCCCGAAGAAAGCTTTGTCTGGAGTGACAATTTTAAATAGACGCTTCACAATGGTTCCTACACCGTCAAAATGTCCGGCTCTGAATTTGCCTTCCATCACTTTTTCAAGTCCTTCAAAATCAAAGTGTTCCGAAGAAATGGCTTCGCCGTACATTTCCGCAGGATCGGGGCTGAAAACCCATATATCCTGGGCTATAGATTCCAAAAGCGAGAGATCTTTCTGAAGATTTCTGGGATATTTTTCCAAATCTTCCGAATTATCAAACTGCGTGGGATTTACAAAAATACTCACGATTACCTGGTCGCTCTGTTCCAGCGCATTTTGTACCAGTGAAAGATGACCTTCATGAAGGGCTCCCATCGTGGGTACTAAACCCACTTGCAAGCCGTTAGATTTCACCTTCTTAACGGCCTTCTGTAAAGCGCTCTTCTCCCTAAAAATCTGCATTTTATTATAAAATTAACAGCGTGCAAACTTAATATATCTCAGGCAATCTGCATAAATTTTTGTAATTTTGCGTGTTTTTTATTCGGAAACGTAACTAAAGCAAAGAATTTATGAAAGATAAGAGAGTGTTATACGTCTCGTCTGAAGTTATACCTTACTTACCTGAAACCGAAATTTCATCTACATCATTCGAAGCCGCAAAAATGGTAAATAATCTGGGAGGACAAATCCGGATTTTTATGCCGAAATTCGGTAATATCAATGAAAGAAGACACCAGTTGCACGAAGTAATTCGGTTGTCTGGGATGAATCTGGTGATCAATGACCTGGACATGCCTCTTATCATCAAAGTTGCGTCTATCCCGAAAGAGCGCATGCAGGTGTATTTCATCGATAACGAAGATTATTTCAAAAGAAAAGCAACCTTGACCGATGAGGACGGAAATCTTTTTCCGGATAACGACGAACGTGCTATCTTTTTTGCCAAAGGCGTGATCGAAACAGTAAAAAAACTGAACTGGTCACCCGATATCATTCATGTTCACGGATGGCTGGCATCTCTTTTACCGCTTTACCTTAGAAATTACTATGGGAATGAGCCGCTTTTCAAAGATTCGAAAATTGTGACTTCTGTTTACAATCAAAGTTTCGATGGAACGTTAGATAATGAGATGCATAAAAAAGTGCTTTTCGACGGTCTTGAAAATTCAAATGTCAAACATTTGAAGACCCCGAATTTTGTTGGGATTCTTAAAACGGCCATCGAAAATTCTGATGCCGTGGTAATGGGTGGAGACAATGTGCCGCAGGAACTACAAAAATTCTCTGAGAAATTAGGACTGCCGGTTCTTCCGTATGCTGAAAAAGAAGCGTTTACCCAGGCATACCAGGAATTTTATGCTACAAAAGTATTGTCTGAATAGTAACTAAGACTACATGAAATTAAATAGACTGACTCTTTTAACAGCTGTTCTGGCTGTTGTTTTTACTTTAACCGGTTGTGATGATGAGTTTTCAGATGTTGGTGGAGAAATCATCAACAACCCTACTGATGTTTCGTTAAGGGAAGTGGAGGTGAATTCATATACTAGAAGAATCAATTCCATTCAAACAAACAACCTTTCCAATCTGGCGCTGGGAACACATAAAGATGACATTTATGGTGAAACTACCGCCAGTATCGTGTCGCAATTGTCGTTGGGGCTGATGGATCCGGATTTTGGAGATAATGTGGAATTAGACAGTGTGGTGCTTACCATACCTTATTATTCTGAAGAAACCACTGATACCGAAGGGGAAACCATTTATGAACTGGATTCTATCTTTGGAACAGGTTCCTTCAATTTAGCAATCTACGAAACGTCATTTTTTCTGAATGAATATGATCCTGAGGCCTCTTTTGAGCAACGGGAAAAATACTATTCAGATCAGCAGGCTCAGATCGAAAATAACATCGTGGAGTTGTTGTACGAAAAGGAAAATTTCCAACCATCCAAAGAGCCTTATCAAACGATAGAGATTGATGAGATTGGTGATAATGATACGCTCACTAAGGCTCCTGCGCTTCGCGTAAAATTACCGGTTGAGTATTTTCAGAAAAAAATCATCGATAAAGTAGGAAGCGAAGAGCTTTTAAATAATTTCAATTTTAAGAATTACTTCCGAAGTATTTATATCAAGGCTGAATCTAATTCTTCTGAAGGGGTTCAGGCATTGCTGAATCTGGGTAGTGATACAGAGGCTAATATCCGTTTGTATTACACCTACGATACTGAAGAAGACGATGAAACGGTGAACAAGCGAGGGACTTTTGATCTGGATTTCTATTCTCCTTCAACCGTGAACAATCAGTTCAACGTGTATACCGGTGAATTTTCAGAAGCTCTGGAGCAACAAATCGCCGCTCAGGATAGTGTGGAGGATGCTGAAAATCTATATCTGAAAGGTCAGGAAGGCAGTATGGCTATTATCGACCTTTTTCCAAATCAGGAAATATTGACGGAATTAAGGGCGAATGACTGGCTGATAAATGAAGCAAACCTAATATTCTACGTCAACCAGGATGAAAGAGGAATTGCTGAAGAGCCAGAAAGATTGTTGTTGTATGACGTAGAAAACAATCAGTTGCTGATAGATTATTACAGCGATCCGCTAGTTTCTTCTACAGATCCACTGAATTCAGCCATTACCTTTGCTCCAAGAATGGAAAGAGGAGAAGACGGTAAAGGTGTGTACTACAAATTTAGGATTACGCAATATGTGAATGAAATCCTGAACAATGATCTAGACGCTTCAAAATTAGGTTTGGTGGTTACGGGAAATATTAATGTGACCGGTTTTTCAGCTGTGCAAGGTCTGGAAGATGTTAGTCGGGTGCCGGCGGGTGATTTGTTGACTCCACGAGGGACAGTATTATACGGAAGTGGAGCTGAAAATGAAGATAAAAGACTTAAATTACAAATTTACTACACAGATTATAATTAGAATTTATGTGCGGAATAGTTGGGTATATTGGTCATAGAGAAGCTTATCCTATCGTTTTGAAAGGGCTTCAAAGGCTGGAATACAGAGGTTATGATAGTGCAGGTATAGCATTATATAATGGGAATGAGCTGAGGATGAGCAAGACCAAAGGGAAGGTTTCTGATCTTAAAAAGCGATTGGAGAGCGAAATCCCAACCGATGGAACTGTAGGGATAGGCCACACGCGCTGGGCAACCCACGGAGAGCCGAATGATGTGAACTCGCACCCGCATTATTCCAACTCAGGCGATTTAGTGATCATTCACAATGGAATCATTGAAAATTATGATGCTTTAAAAAAAGAGCTGAAGAAGCGGGGCTACACTTTCAAGAGTGATACAGATACCGAAGTTTTGGTAAATCTTATTGAAGATGTAATCAAAAATGAAGGAGTTAAGCTTGGTAAGGCGGTTCAAATTGCTTTGAACCAAACTATTGGAGCCTACGCGATTGCAGTATTTAATAAAACAAAACCTGATGAGCTGGTAGTTGCCCGTTTGGGAAGTCCGTTGGCTATTGGGGTGGGAGAAGGTGAGTTCTTTGTGGCTTCAGATGCTTCCCCGTTTATCGAATTTACGAATAATGCGATTTACCTGGAAGATGGAGAAATGGCGGTTATTCGTAGAGAAAAAGAAGTTAAAATCAGGAAAATCAAAGATGATTCCCTGGTCGATCCATATCTGCAGGAACTTCAGTTGAACCTGGAGCAAATTGAAAAAGGCGGGTATGAGCATTTTATGCTCAAGGAGATCCATGAGCAGCCGAATGCGATTAGTGATACCTTCCGCGGAAGAATGCTGGTTGATAAAGGAATTATCCGGATGGCGGGTGTTGATGATAATATGGAGCGTATTTCGAATGCCAAAAGGATCATCATTGTAGCCTGTGGAACTTCCTGGCACGCTGGTCTGGTAGCGGAATATGTCTTTGAGGAGATCGCGCGTATCCCGGTGGAAGTAGAATATGCTTCGGAATTCCGGTATCGCAACCCGGTAATTTCAGAAAATGACGTAATCATCGCTATTTCTCAGAGTGGGGAAACGGCTGATACCATGGCGGCAATCAAACTGGCAAAGGAAAAAGGAGCATTTGCTTTCGGTGTATGTAATGTGGTGGGTTCTTCTATTTCCAGGGAAACTCATGCGGGAGCTTATACGCATGCGGGTCCGGAAATCGGGGTGGCATCAACAAAAGCCTTTACCACTCAGATTACAGTTTTGACCCTGATGGCATTGAAATTGGGGAAATTCAAGGGTACGATTTCCAATTCTGACTTCCATATGTATCTGCAGGAAATGGAAAGAATTCCGGACAAAGTTAAA contains the following coding sequences:
- a CDS encoding glycogen/starch synthase translates to MKDKRVLYVSSEVIPYLPETEISSTSFEAAKMVNNLGGQIRIFMPKFGNINERRHQLHEVIRLSGMNLVINDLDMPLIIKVASIPKERMQVYFIDNEDYFKRKATLTDEDGNLFPDNDERAIFFAKGVIETVKKLNWSPDIIHVHGWLASLLPLYLRNYYGNEPLFKDSKIVTSVYNQSFDGTLDNEMHKKVLFDGLENSNVKHLKTPNFVGILKTAIENSDAVVMGGDNVPQELQKFSEKLGLPVLPYAEKEAFTQAYQEFYATKVLSE
- the glmS gene encoding glutamine--fructose-6-phosphate transaminase (isomerizing), encoding MCGIVGYIGHREAYPIVLKGLQRLEYRGYDSAGIALYNGNELRMSKTKGKVSDLKKRLESEIPTDGTVGIGHTRWATHGEPNDVNSHPHYSNSGDLVIIHNGIIENYDALKKELKKRGYTFKSDTDTEVLVNLIEDVIKNEGVKLGKAVQIALNQTIGAYAIAVFNKTKPDELVVARLGSPLAIGVGEGEFFVASDASPFIEFTNNAIYLEDGEMAVIRREKEVKIRKIKDDSLVDPYLQELQLNLEQIEKGGYEHFMLKEIHEQPNAISDTFRGRMLVDKGIIRMAGVDDNMERISNAKRIIIVACGTSWHAGLVAEYVFEEIARIPVEVEYASEFRYRNPVISENDVIIAISQSGETADTMAAIKLAKEKGAFAFGVCNVVGSSISRETHAGAYTHAGPEIGVASTKAFTTQITVLTLMALKLGKFKGTISNSDFHMYLQEMERIPDKVKTALESDAVVTKIAEIYKDAPNCLYLGRGYNFPVALEGALKLKEISYIHAEGYPAAEMKHGPIALIDEQMPVVVIATKKGHYEKVVSNIQEIKSRKGKIIGIVTQGDEEVRELADHVIEVPETIEALTPLLTTIPLQLLSYHIAVMLGKNVDQPRNLAKSVTVE
- a CDS encoding DUF4270 domain-containing protein translates to MKLNRLTLLTAVLAVVFTLTGCDDEFSDVGGEIINNPTDVSLREVEVNSYTRRINSIQTNNLSNLALGTHKDDIYGETTASIVSQLSLGLMDPDFGDNVELDSVVLTIPYYSEETTDTEGETIYELDSIFGTGSFNLAIYETSFFLNEYDPEASFEQREKYYSDQQAQIENNIVELLYEKENFQPSKEPYQTIEIDEIGDNDTLTKAPALRVKLPVEYFQKKIIDKVGSEELLNNFNFKNYFRSIYIKAESNSSEGVQALLNLGSDTEANIRLYYTYDTEEDDETVNKRGTFDLDFYSPSTVNNQFNVYTGEFSEALEQQIAAQDSVEDAENLYLKGQEGSMAIIDLFPNQEILTELRANDWLINEANLIFYVNQDERGIAEEPERLLLYDVENNQLLIDYYSDPLVSSTDPLNSAITFAPRMERGEDGKGVYYKFRITQYVNEILNNDLDASKLGLVVTGNINVTGFSAVQGLEDVSRVPAGDLLTPRGTVLYGSGAENEDKRLKLQIYYTDYN
- the panC gene encoding pantoate--beta-alanine ligase — its product is MQIFREKSALQKAVKKVKSNGLQVGLVPTMGALHEGHLSLVQNALEQSDQVIVSIFVNPTQFDNSEDLEKYPRNLQKDLSLLESIAQDIWVFSPDPAEMYGEAISSEHFDFEGLEKVMEGKFRAGHFDGVGTIVKRLFKIVTPDKAFFGEKDYQQLQIIKKLIRITELPVEIVPCPILREENGLARSSRNERLNSRERENAAFIYQTLQDARELFGTKSAEHVTNWVTAEFQKNPDLQLEYFEIADSETLQKIEKKKKGNHYRAFIAAYAGEVRLIDNIALNN